Sequence from the Gemmatimonadota bacterium genome:
AATCCGGCTGCCGCCGCGCACGGCGCCATTGATCACCACGCCCTGGGAGTGAATCAGCACGAAGCCCGGGCCAAAGGTGGCGCCACGACCAATGATGCACTGGCCGAACACGGCATTCACCTTGTTGCAGATCATCGTCAGCGGTGCCAGATGGTGTCGATGCGACCAGGCCATCAGACGATAGCACGCCATGGCGAAGGTCCCGTCGGTGAGCAGCGCCTTCAGCAGGGTCGCCGGTCGCGTGTCGCCGTAGCACCATTCCGCCTTGCAGCGCAGATCCTCGAGAAAGATCACGGCGTCCCTCCGGCGGTCGCGTCGGTCAGCAGGTCGGCGAGTTGCGAGGCGAGCTGCCGGCGTTCGAACCGCGCACCGGCGTCGGCCGTCGGGGCGGCCGGCGGCCCCTCCTCCACCAGCCGTCGGAGCCAGCCGGTGATGCCCGCGACATCGGACGGAAGGTAGTGCCCCCCTGACTGGGCGCCACGCACCAGGGCGGCGATCTCTCCCTCCGGCATCACGGCGAGGATCGGCCGTTGCACGGCGAGGTACTCGAAGACCTTGGCCGGCGCGACCCGCTCGGCCCCCGGGAGGTCGCTCAAGAGGAGCAGCAGGGCATCAGCCGACTGCATGGTGGCGAGGGCGATGGCGTGGTCGCAGTAGGGAATGTCGGCCAGGGTGACGCCGAGCGACGCGAGTGGCGCCAGCAGCGCCTGTTGTTCCGGCGTCTTTCGTCCGACCACCACGAGCTCGAGTCGGTCGCGGAACTCCGGGGCCCCGGTCACCAACTGTTCAATCGCGCTGATGAGCGGGGCGATCGAGGTGAGGTTCCAGAGCGTGCCGGTGTAGACCAAGCGGATGCGTCCGGGGATGCGCGGCGTCGCCGGTGCGACCGTGGCCGCGACCGCCAGGTCATGCGCGTCCCAGCCATTGTAGATGCAGTGCGCAGTGGCCGCCGAGCCGGCCTCGCGGGCGCGCTCGGCGAGACGCGCGGTACTGGCGGCCGTGGTGGCGATGATCGTCCGGCTCCGTCGCAGCACGGCGCGCTGCATCCGCTGTTGCACCGCCATCACGAGGCCACCCTGCGCCGCGTTCTCCCAATAGGTGCTGCTGATGTCCCATTCGTCGCGAAAATCACTTAGCAGCGGCAGCCCGCTCCACCGCGCGAGACGGGCACCGACGAGCAGATTGGAGTAGCTCGGAGCGGTGGCGAGAATCGCATCGTGGGGCAGGCGACGCAGCAGCGCGCGCCCTTGGCGTATCGCGTCGGGATACCAGAGAATCTGGGGGTCAGGTTGCAGCACCGTGCTGGCGACGCGCCGGAGCAGCGACGGGCGCGTGGCGGCGGTCGACGACGGCGCGCTGATGCCGGTGGCCTGCTTGGCGGCGTACGATGGCTCGAGTGTGCGCGCGGTGGTGATGACGAGGTCGGGCGGAAGGTCGGCCAGGAGCGTCGGGTCGAGGAGTGGCACCGACGGGTTGGCCGCCTGGAGCACCGAGACATCCCAGCCAAAGTCGGGGAGGTAGCGTGCGAACTTCGCCGGCCGCTGGACGCCGGCACCGCCGACCGGCGGGAAGTGGTACGAGACGAGGAGGACGCGCCGTCGACCCACCCCCCCCTCAGAGCGGAGGCAGGATGCGATTCACGTCCGCGACCAGCGGCATGGCCGCGGCCCGTGCCACCGCGTCGGCCGCCGCGACATCGCGCGAGTCGACCTGGACGAAGATCCGCACCAGCGCTTCCTCGGTGCGACCGTGCACCGCGGCGTCGCGCAGCAGGTCAAACTTCACGCGGAATTCGTCATGGGCCACACGGCCCCGCCCTTGATACCAGTAGTAGACGATCGCCGACTTTCCTTCGCGGACCAGCAGCCACCGGTTCACCGTCACCGGGCCCGCCGTGGTCTGGAGCACCACGGCCTGCGACTCCACCGGCTCCCATCCCGCCCCCGGAAGGCAGTTCTTGGGGGAGTGGATGCTCTTCCCCTGTCGCTGCTCGTCGTAGTAGGAGACGAAGATCGAGTAGGCCGGTTGATTGGCGGGCTCGTATCCCCGGAGAATGAACGCGGTCATCCCGGCGACCCGTTGTTCTTCGGGGGTGATCGGAATGTCGGTCCCCGTGGACCCCAGCGACGTGACGGCGACCGAGGCGATCGGCGCGGCCAGCGGCGTGGAGGTCGCGCGGCGTGCGAGCAGGGTGGCGTTGAGCAGGCACCCCACCGTCAGAAGCGTCCCCGGCACCCATCGTTGCCATTCACGCATGCGCGGTCCTCCAGCGGTGGATCGTCCGCTCCCCGTAGCCGACGATGGCGCCAAGCGCGCCGATTGCGGCAAACGAGACGACGAAGAGCGCCCATCCCTGGCTTTCGTGCATGAAGCCGCGACCAAGGTCGGGGTCGACGAAGTACATCAGGAAGGCGGTGAGGAAGATGCGCACGGCGTTGACCGCGACTGCCACCGGAATCGCCAGCAGCAACAGCAGGACGCGGGCACTGACGGTGCGGAGATACATCCCGCCAATCATCACGCCGAGCGCGAGCAGGGCCGTGAGGGAGCGGAGCCCGCTGCACGCCTCGGCGACGAAGAGACGGAAGGTCTCGCCCGGCATCTGGCCCGCGATCTCGATCACGTTGCCCTTCATCCGCACCGGGATGTGGCGCATCTCGATCAACATCGTGCCGTACTTCGACGCGCGGAACTGCAGCGGCATGGCCAGCTTGTTCGTGATCAACGCCGGCAGGGGAATCGAGAGCAGCAGGAGCGAGAACGGCAGCCACCAGTGGCGCACTTGCCGCCAGCCGAAGGCGAACACCGTCACCCCGACCAGGGCAAGGAGGATGGAGAAGCGCTGCGTGAAGAACTCGGCGGCGAGCGAGCCGAGGGCGCGCAGGAGGACGGCGCCGAGCAGCAGGATCGTGCCCCAGGTTGGTGAGGGCCTCGCATCCGTTCGCAGGCCTGCCTTCCACGCCAACCAGAGTGCGACCGGGGTCAGCAACAGGCCGTGACCGGCATCCGGATCGACCCACCAGTCGCGCGCGAGACCACGGGCCGGGCTGGCGAAGAGGACCACAAACGCCGCCGCGGCGAGCAGCCAGGGCAGCGCGCGACGGACCGTCCATTCCCCGCGCGCCACGTCGGCGAGCGGCCGAATCGCGACGTCGACGGTGGGAGCTACCATCCGCCCTTCCGGAAGAGCATGACGGGGATCGTCTTGAGCATGATCGTGAGATCCTGCCAGACACTCCGCGTCGCGATGTACTCGAGGTCGTGCTCGACCTTCCGCTTGACGTCCTCGACCGAGGTGTCGTACTGCAGGTGGACCTGCGCGTGCCCGGTGATGCCGGGCCGCACGCGCTGGCGGTGGTGATAGTTCGGGATCTGCTCGCGCAACTCGCTGAACAGCTGGGGCCGCTCGGGACGCGGGCCCACCAGGTTCATGTCGCCCTTGATGACATTGAGCAGCTGCGGCAGCTCATCGAGACGGCAACTGCGCAGGAAGCCGCCGATCGCGGTGACCCGCTGATCGTTCGCCTTGGCCCAGACCGCCTGACCATGTCGCTCGGCGTCGACGGTCATCGTGCGGAACTTCCAGATGGTGAACGGCCGCCCACCGATGTCCTCGCGACGCCGCGAATCGTGACGGTGGGGGCGCAGCGCCCGCGCATCGAGTCCGACGCGGGTCTGGCTGTAGAACACCGGACCCCGCGAGGTGAGCCGGATGGCGAGGGCGATCAGCAGCCAGAGCGGCAGCGTGACGATCAACCCGATCGTCGCCGCGGTGACGTTCAACGCGCGGATCAGCCGCTCATCCTGCCAGACCGACTCCTCCGCCGCCTCGGAAAGGGCGTCGGAATCGGTTCCTGATTGGTCGAGTCGCGGATCGTCCACGTGTGCCATGAGGCGAGAGGTTGGGCTGGCCATTGCCAATTAGAAGATCTGGATGCCGAGCCAAATGACCGAGGTCACGGCGCTCAGGGCGCCCATGATTCGGAAGAAGGTGCCTCCCGCCGGCTTCGTGGCCACATCGATCACGTCGCCGGCCTGCAGGTTCAGCTGGTCGATCGTGGTGGCGGTGTTGACGGCGTCCCGGAATTCCGGCCCGTCCACCACGATCTTGTCGCCGCGCTTGATCTTCGACTTCTCCCAGCGGACGTTGTTGGACGGTCCGCCCGCGAACTGCTGGATGACATCGCTCAGCAGCGTCGTCGCCGGAGGGGTGACGAAGCCGGGCTTGCCCACCGCACCGAAGACCGAGATGCGAATGGTGGGCACGACGCGCACCGTCGGGTCGCGGACCAGCTTCTTCAGCTGGGTGGTCAGATAATCCTGGAGCTCGGAACGCAGGATGCCGGCGACGGAGATCTCGATCGCGCCCGGCAGTGCGATGGTGCGCGTCGACGAGACCTGATAGAGGTTCGAGATCGAGGAGACCTCGGCCACGTCGAGGCGGATCAGGTCGCCGACCCGAAGGTCACCCTGGGACAGCCGTTCACGGATGGCGTCGGCCTGCGCCTGCTTCGCGGTCCGGAGGGCGGCGCTGTACCCGCTCCCCGCCAAGTTCTGCTCGATTTCCTTCAGCGCGCTCTCCAACTCACTGCGCGTGACCATGGCTCGCTCGGCGTTGACCATCACCGGCACGGTGGGCTGTTGGGCCCGAGCCGGCACAGTGATCATGGCTGCCACCAGCGCGGCACCGAGGAGTTCACGAATTGCGGTCCACTTGCGCACGTTGCGCTCCGTTGGGTTGGTCCGGCGAGTCGACCACAGGCGGCCGCCTACCAGACTGGTCACTAGCGGTCGGGGTGACGTCCCAACCGGTCGCAGCAGGACAGAGCAAGTTCCCGGCCAAGGCGTCGATTCTGCACCCCGACGCCTCAGGCCGCTGTGGGAAGCCCACCACGCCCCCAACTGCCCTCCAAAGCTACCCAATGGCTTCGGCAAAGACATTGCAGAAGGAAGCAGGGGATTCTGCCCTCGGGCGGGGCCTTGACGCTGTGCAATTAGTCTAAGTTGTTGAAATACAATGATTTATCACTGCGGCGGCGGCCCAGGCATTTCGGCCGGTCGATCACAGAATCGTGACGGATTGCCACGCATTGTTGCACGTTCGCAACAGTCGGCCTCTCGAATGGTCCTTACCACGGAAGCGCCCCCTTGAGCCTTGATCGTGCGCCGATTGCGAAGCACTCGCCTGTTGTGCTGATCGCGAACGACCAGGAATGGACCGCCCGGGCCGTCGAGAGCATCCTGGTGGCCAACGGCTATCGGACCCATCGGGCCCACACCGCCGCCGAGACGCTGGCGATGGCCGACCGGCTCGATCCCGACCTCGTCATCCTCGACCAGCAACTCCCGGACTTCCCCGGCACCGAAGTGTGCCGTCGGCTCCGCGCCGACCAGTCGTTCGGGCCGTCGCTTCCGATCATGATCACCACCGCCGGCCCCTCCGGCCGGCAGCAGCGGATGGCGGCGTACGAGGCCGGGGCGTGGGAGTTCTACGGCCAGCCCCTCGACGCCGAGGCGCTGCTCCAGAAGCTCGCCGTCTATTGCTCGGCCTACGGCGAGGTGCGCCAGTTGCGGAGTGACGCCCTCATCGACGCCGAATCGGGGCTCTACACCCGCCCCGGGTTGACCCGGCGCGCCACCGAGTTGCTCGGGGAAGCGCGGCGGCACCAGCGCGAGCTCAGCTGTGTCGTCTGGGATATTCCTCGCCGCCTCGATCCCATCCAGGCCTCGAACCTCGGCTCTGGGTTGCGTCGCCAGGGACGCGCCGCCGATGCCTTCGGCCGGATTGCCCACGACCGTTTCGCCGTGGTGGCGCCCGGGGCGTCCCAGCAGGGTGTGGAGCGACTAGTCGAACGCTTCGCGAACGTCTTCCGCGAGTCGCTCGCCGACGGCACCCTCGACATTCCCGCGACCGTCATCACGACCAGTCACGAATCGCTGCCGAGCGATGGCGTCGAACTGCTGGAGCTGCTCAGCCCGGCGATGGCGGCGTGATTAGGTGCTAGTCGTTGGTCGTTAGTTGTTAGGTGGCAATGAGCGAAGGGTGAAATGGGGCCGAAATCGGCGACCATTTCACCCTTTTTCTCGTAGCCTGTAGTGACCAACAACTAAGGACTAACGACTCACGAGGTCGTCGCCGGCAACTTGCCCACATCCTCGCCTTCATCCGTCGCGCCGTAGCCGTAGCTGTACGAGTAGTACTTGTACTCCGAGGCGCTGGAGCGCACATCGTTGAGCACCGCGCCAATGAGGCGGATCGGCAGCTGGTCGACGATCTGCAGCTTCGCCTCGGCGAGGTCGCGTTCCGTCGCGCCCGAGCGCATCACCAGGATCATGTTGCCGGTGAGGGTGCCGAGGACGAAGGGATCGATGCCGGCGCCGAGCGGCGGGGAGTCGACGATGACGACATCGTACGCCTCACGCATCGAGCTGATCAGCTCGCGCATCAGGACACCACCGAGCAGTTCGGGGCCGTTGCGCTTCCGGCTGCCTGCCGTGATCAGCGTGAGCATCGGATGTGAGGTCTTCCGGGTCAGCTGCGCCAGGTCCAGCTCGCCGGTCAGGTGGTCGAGCAACCCCGGGCGGCGCTCCTGGCCGAAGGTCCGGTGCAACTCGCCGCGGCGGGTGTCGCCATCGATCAGCAGTGTGCGGTAGCCCGACTCGGCGAACGAGAGTGCCAGATTCGAGGCCACCAATGACTTGCCGTCACCAGGCGACGGCGAGGAAATGGTGAGCACGCCGCGGCCCTCGCCCATGGTATGGGAGAGATTGAGGCGAATGGTGCGGAACGCTTCGATGACCTGCGCTGCTTCTTCTGCCGACGGCGTCTCGCCCTTGGCCCGGCGAATCTCCGGCACGACGCCGAGGATGGTAAGGCCGAGGCCGGAGGTGATCTGGTCGGCGTAGCGGACACGCTTGTCGGTGAGGTCGAGCAGGAACGCCAAGCCCAACCCGCCGGCGAGGCCAGCGAAGAGGCCGACCGCAATGATGACCGACTTCCGGTTCTTGGATGGGAGCAACGGGGCGACCGCCGGGTCATAGATCGAGAGATCGCTGAGGGCGCTCGCCTCGCGGAGCCGGGCGTTCTCGGAGCGGCCGGTCAGCGACTTGTAGGTCTCATCGGCAATGTCGACTTCCCGCTTGAGACGGTTCTCTTCGATCGTCCGGCTCGGAATTCCCTGCAACTCGCGACCGGCGTTGGCCACTTCGGAATCGAGGCGCGCGATGTCGCCGTCGAGGCGCCGGAGCACGGCCTGCGCGTAGGTCGGCAGCGTCTGCGAGCGGATCTCCCGGATGCGGCGGATCAACTCCGGCAGGTCGTAGACGGGGCCACCGGTGACGCCGCAGGCGCGGCAATCGTCCGAATATCCCTGCGCGCGCGCAGTCCGGAGCTGGGTTTCGTTGGAGACGAGGTCGCCCAGGACCTGCTTCAATTCGGTGCTGTTGTTGACCGAGGGGATGGTCAGGAAGAGGTCGACCGCGATCTCGCCACCCTGGGCCTTGGCAAGCGCCTCCTGCAGGTCGCGACGATCGCGGCGCAGCCCTTCGGCGGCCTCGCGCCGGGCAATGAAGGCCGTGTAGCCCTGCGGCGAGGTGCTGGAGAGACCCGGCGTGACCGGCAGTTCCATGCGCGGCTTGGTGATCGAGCCGGTCTGGAACGCCAGCAGCGCCTGCTCCGCGTTGCGCAGCCGGTCGTACGCACCGCGCAGCTGGGTGTCGACCACGCCGGCCTCGGCCGTCAGGTTGACCCGCTTCATCACCGCGGCGCGCGTCTCATACTCCTTCAGCAGGGCGTTCAGCGTCGCCGCCGTCTTCTCGGACTCCTGGCCCGACAGCGTCAGCAACACGAATCGCGCACCGCGGAAGTCGATGTTGACGCCCAGCCGGCTATTGATGTCTTCCGCCGCCTCGCGCTCCGTGATGGCGTCGAACTCGAACGTCTTCCCGTGCCAGCGCGGCAGGATCGTCGGGAGCCAGGCGAAGCCGAACTCCTTCCCGACCGAGTCGCCGACCACACCACGACTCTTCCGCGACGTCTTGAGCTGCGTCAATTCCCAGCCCTTGCCGTCGGCACTGATCTTCATCTCGTACGCCCCGGGCGTGTAGGACGGCCCGATCTCAAGCCCGCTCAGGAGCGCCGCATCCGGGCCGCTCGGCCCGTTGGGGAGCGGCGGCCCGCCGAGCCGCTTCGGCCCGATCAGGTAGAGGTGCTGGGCCCGGGCGACGGGCTCGAGCGAGCGGTAGGATCGCATGAACTTCTGCCACTGATCGCCACCCAGGACGGCGCCTGCCGAGATCGGCCCGTTGTCGCCGACCGGCATCGCCAGGAGCA
This genomic interval carries:
- a CDS encoding glycosyltransferase → MGRRRVLLVSYHFPPVGGAGVQRPAKFARYLPDFGWDVSVLQAANPSVPLLDPTLLADLPPDLVITTARTLEPSYAAKQATGISAPSSTAATRPSLLRRVASTVLQPDPQILWYPDAIRQGRALLRRLPHDAILATAPSYSNLLVGARLARWSGLPLLSDFRDEWDISSTYWENAAQGGLVMAVQQRMQRAVLRRSRTIIATTAASTARLAERAREAGSAATAHCIYNGWDAHDLAVAATVAPATPRIPGRIRLVYTGTLWNLTSIAPLISAIEQLVTGAPEFRDRLELVVVGRKTPEQQALLAPLASLGVTLADIPYCDHAIALATMQSADALLLLLSDLPGAERVAPAKVFEYLAVQRPILAVMPEGEIAALVRGAQSGGHYLPSDVAGITGWLRRLVEEGPPAAPTADAGARFERRQLASQLADLLTDATAGGTP
- the epsI gene encoding EpsI family protein, which encodes MREWQRWVPGTLLTVGCLLNATLLARRATSTPLAAPIASVAVTSLGSTGTDIPITPEEQRVAGMTAFILRGYEPANQPAYSIFVSYYDEQRQGKSIHSPKNCLPGAGWEPVESQAVVLQTTAGPVTVNRWLLVREGKSAIVYYWYQGRGRVAHDEFRVKFDLLRDAAVHGRTEEALVRIFVQVDSRDVAAADAVARAAAMPLVADVNRILPPL
- a CDS encoding exosortase/archaeosortase family protein is translated as MVAPTVDVAIRPLADVARGEWTVRRALPWLLAAAAFVVLFASPARGLARDWWVDPDAGHGLLLTPVALWLAWKAGLRTDARPSPTWGTILLLGAVLLRALGSLAAEFFTQRFSILLALVGVTVFAFGWRQVRHWWLPFSLLLLSIPLPALITNKLAMPLQFRASKYGTMLIEMRHIPVRMKGNVIEIAGQMPGETFRLFVAEACSGLRSLTALLALGVMIGGMYLRTVSARVLLLLLAIPVAVAVNAVRIFLTAFLMYFVDPDLGRGFMHESQGWALFVVSFAAIGALGAIVGYGERTIHRWRTAHA
- a CDS encoding sugar transferase; protein product: MAHVDDPRLDQSGTDSDALSEAAEESVWQDERLIRALNVTAATIGLIVTLPLWLLIALAIRLTSRGPVFYSQTRVGLDARALRPHRHDSRRREDIGGRPFTIWKFRTMTVDAERHGQAVWAKANDQRVTAIGGFLRSCRLDELPQLLNVIKGDMNLVGPRPERPQLFSELREQIPNYHHRQRVRPGITGHAQVHLQYDTSVEDVKRKVEHDLEYIATRSVWQDLTIMLKTIPVMLFRKGGW
- a CDS encoding polysaccharide biosynthesis/export family protein, giving the protein MRKWTAIRELLGAALVAAMITVPARAQQPTVPVMVNAERAMVTRSELESALKEIEQNLAGSGYSAALRTAKQAQADAIRERLSQGDLRVGDLIRLDVAEVSSISNLYQVSSTRTIALPGAIEISVAGILRSELQDYLTTQLKKLVRDPTVRVVPTIRISVFGAVGKPGFVTPPATTLLSDVIQQFAGGPSNNVRWEKSKIKRGDKIVVDGPEFRDAVNTATTIDQLNLQAGDVIDVATKPAGGTFFRIMGALSAVTSVIWLGIQIF
- a CDS encoding response regulator, which codes for MSLDRAPIAKHSPVVLIANDQEWTARAVESILVANGYRTHRAHTAAETLAMADRLDPDLVILDQQLPDFPGTEVCRRLRADQSFGPSLPIMITTAGPSGRQQRMAAYEAGAWEFYGQPLDAEALLQKLAVYCSAYGEVRQLRSDALIDAESGLYTRPGLTRRATELLGEARRHQRELSCVVWDIPRRLDPIQASNLGSGLRRQGRAADAFGRIAHDRFAVVAPGASQQGVERLVERFANVFRESLADGTLDIPATVITTSHESLPSDGVELLELLSPAMAA
- a CDS encoding polysaccharide biosynthesis tyrosine autokinase, with the translated sequence MNTQLTPLSGNLPSFPAGGGALGAGSPLTGNSGGPRTSPITRYLSTLRRFKWLVLLMALLGLGGGFLVSRMRPESFVVRASMLLAMPVGDNGPISAGAVLGGDQWQKFMRSYRSLEPVARAQHLYLIGPKRLGGPPLPNGPSGPDAALLSGLEIGPSYTPGAYEMKISADGKGWELTQLKTSRKSRGVVGDSVGKEFGFAWLPTILPRWHGKTFEFDAITEREAAEDINSRLGVNIDFRGARFVLLTLSGQESEKTAATLNALLKEYETRAAVMKRVNLTAEAGVVDTQLRGAYDRLRNAEQALLAFQTGSITKPRMELPVTPGLSSTSPQGYTAFIARREAAEGLRRDRRDLQEALAKAQGGEIAVDLFLTIPSVNNSTELKQVLGDLVSNETQLRTARAQGYSDDCRACGVTGGPVYDLPELIRRIREIRSQTLPTYAQAVLRRLDGDIARLDSEVANAGRELQGIPSRTIEENRLKREVDIADETYKSLTGRSENARLREASALSDLSIYDPAVAPLLPSKNRKSVIIAVGLFAGLAGGLGLAFLLDLTDKRVRYADQITSGLGLTILGVVPEIRRAKGETPSAEEAAQVIEAFRTIRLNLSHTMGEGRGVLTISSPSPGDGKSLVASNLALSFAESGYRTLLIDGDTRRGELHRTFGQERRPGLLDHLTGELDLAQLTRKTSHPMLTLITAGSRKRNGPELLGGVLMRELISSMREAYDVVIVDSPPLGAGIDPFVLGTLTGNMILVMRSGATERDLAEAKLQIVDQLPIRLIGAVLNDVRSSASEYKYYSYSYGYGATDEGEDVGKLPATTS